In one window of Campylobacter hepaticus DNA:
- the tupA gene encoding tungstate ABC transporter substrate-binding protein TupA, with amino-acid sequence MKKMIYLIFTLILGAHAIELKMATTTSTDNTGLLDALKPLYEKQSGNTLKWVAVGTGAALKMGEDCNADILFVHSPKAEKEFINNNFGIDRTPVMYNDFIIIADKSLAPKFKDKNLKESLELIKNEKLTFISRGDKSGTDNKEKSLWKNLGYIPEKESWYQQSGQGMLASIKIAEEKKGIILTDRGTYIKYEANEKGDPNLVIVNQGDDSLKNFYSIIAINPKHCKNVNYTEASKFIKWITSNETLNFISEFKLLNKPLFIVDAKTRKE; translated from the coding sequence ATGAAAAAAATGATTTATTTAATTTTTACTTTAATTTTAGGCGCACATGCAATAGAACTTAAAATGGCAACTACTACAAGCACAGATAATACAGGACTTTTAGATGCTTTAAAACCCCTTTATGAAAAACAAAGTGGCAATACCTTAAAATGGGTTGCAGTAGGTACAGGTGCAGCTTTAAAAATGGGCGAAGATTGTAATGCTGATATACTTTTTGTGCACTCACCAAAAGCAGAGAAAGAATTTATAAATAACAATTTTGGTATAGATAGAACTCCTGTAATGTACAATGATTTCATTATTATTGCTGATAAATCTTTAGCACCTAAATTCAAAGATAAAAATCTCAAAGAAAGCTTAGAGCTTATTAAAAATGAAAAACTCACTTTCATTTCAAGAGGAGATAAATCAGGCACCGATAATAAAGAAAAAAGTCTTTGGAAAAATTTAGGTTATATTCCTGAAAAAGAAAGTTGGTATCAACAAAGTGGACAAGGAATGTTAGCAAGTATTAAAATTGCAGAAGAAAAAAAAGGTATCATTTTAACTGATCGTGGAACCTATATTAAATACGAAGCTAATGAAAAAGGTGATCCTAATTTAGTTATTGTGAATCAAGGTGATGATAGTCTTAAAAATTTTTATTCCATCATTGCTATAAATCCTAAACATTGTAAAAACGTCAATTATACAGAAGCTAGCAAATTTATTAAATGGATTACAAGTAATGAAACTTTAAATTTTATAAGCGAATTTAAACTTCTTAACAAGCCTTTATTTATAGTAGATGCAAAAACAAGAAAAGAATAA
- a CDS encoding NAD(P)H-dependent oxidoreductase → MKNVLLLNGAKEFGNSKGGLNLILHNKAFSVLKELGYEINQTYIDQGYDPKEEIDKIIKADVLLYQMPVWWMGEPWIVKKYMDEVFGLGVGVLFANDGRTQDNLRKNYGKGGLNHGKRYMFSLTLNAPFEAFSDKNEFFEGKGVDALYWHLHKAHEFIGMKPLATFMCNDVVKNPQVDKYLNHYDLHLRNIFSKNGI, encoded by the coding sequence ATGAAAAATGTACTTTTACTTAATGGAGCAAAGGAATTTGGAAATTCAAAAGGAGGGCTTAATTTAATTTTGCATAATAAGGCTTTTAGTGTTTTAAAAGAATTAGGATATGAAATTAATCAAACTTATATTGATCAAGGATATGATCCTAAAGAGGAAATTGATAAAATTATAAAAGCCGATGTTTTGCTTTATCAAATGCCAGTTTGGTGGATGGGTGAGCCTTGGATAGTTAAAAAATACATGGATGAAGTATTTGGTTTAGGTGTAGGAGTGCTTTTTGCAAATGATGGAAGAACTCAAGATAATCTTAGAAAAAATTATGGCAAAGGTGGTTTAAATCATGGTAAAAGATATATGTTTAGTCTTACTTTAAATGCGCCTTTTGAAGCTTTTAGTGATAAAAATGAATTTTTTGAAGGCAAAGGAGTAGATGCTTTATACTGGCATTTGCATAAAGCACATGAATTTATAGGTATGAAACCTTTAGCGACTTTTATGTGTAATGATGTGGTTAAAAATCCTCAAGTAGATAAATATTTAAATCATTATGATTTACATTTAAGAAATATTTTTTCTAAAAATGGAATTTAA
- a CDS encoding NAD(P)-dependent alcohol dehydrogenase: MKYTILKNNRIASKGYAMFSKDAKFTPFEFSRHAIGDNDILIKILYAGICHSDIHTAKSEWGEAVYPCVPGHEIVGEVLAVGKNVSKFKIGDYAGVGCMVNSCGECEACKQSQEQFCEKGQTVYTYNSCDIFHDHENTYGGYSNNIVVSEKFAICVPKDAPMQKVAPLLCAGITTYSPLKFSNIKEGSNVAVAGFGGLGMMAVKYAVKMGAKVSVFARNDNKKADALAMGASAFYINTDKNIIKERFELIISTIPTPYDPSAYMDLLKFGGEMAIVGLPPHEVAPGISVIDFVYKAGKKVYGSLIGGIAQTQEMLDFSLKHKIYPEIELITPQEIDKAYENLTSGKAKFRYVIDMTKE; the protein is encoded by the coding sequence ATGAAATATACTATTTTAAAAAATAATCGTATTGCAAGTAAAGGTTATGCTATGTTTAGTAAGGACGCAAAATTTACCCCTTTTGAATTCAGTCGTCATGCTATAGGTGATAATGATATTTTAATTAAAATTTTATATGCAGGAATTTGTCATAGTGATATTCATACTGCAAAAAGCGAATGGGGAGAAGCTGTTTATCCTTGTGTGCCCGGACATGAAATAGTTGGAGAAGTTTTAGCAGTAGGTAAAAATGTAAGTAAATTTAAAATAGGGGATTATGCAGGAGTTGGTTGCATGGTAAATTCATGTGGAGAATGTGAAGCTTGTAAACAATCACAAGAGCAGTTTTGTGAAAAAGGACAAACGGTTTATACTTATAATAGTTGTGATATTTTTCATGATCATGAAAATACTTATGGAGGTTATTCAAATAATATAGTTGTGAGCGAAAAATTTGCTATTTGTGTGCCAAAAGATGCACCAATGCAAAAAGTTGCACCTTTGCTTTGTGCAGGTATTACAACTTATTCTCCACTTAAATTTTCTAATATCAAAGAAGGTTCAAATGTTGCAGTAGCAGGATTTGGTGGGCTTGGTATGATGGCAGTTAAATATGCTGTGAAAATGGGCGCAAAAGTAAGTGTTTTTGCTAGAAATGATAATAAAAAAGCTGATGCTTTGGCTATGGGTGCGAGTGCTTTTTATATAAACACGGATAAAAATATTATAAAAGAACGTTTTGAACTTATTATATCAACCATTCCAACCCCTTATGATCCTAGCGCTTATATGGATTTACTTAAATTTGGTGGAGAAATGGCTATAGTGGGTTTGCCTCCTCATGAAGTAGCTCCAGGTATTAGTGTAATAGATTTCGTATATAAAGCAGGTAAAAAAGTTTATGGTTCATTAATTGGTGGAATTGCTCAAACTCAAGAAATGCTTGATTTTTCACTTAAGCATAAGATTTATCCAGAAATTGAACTTATTACACCACAAGAAATTGATAAGGCCTATGAAAATCTTACTTCAGGTAAGGCAAAATTTCGCTATGTTATTGATATGACAAAAGAATAA
- a CDS encoding methyl-accepting chemotaxis protein has product MNSIKIKLSIIANLIAVFALIILGIVNFYFTKSALYEATLISETELLKVTQLAIEDRRAADLSFINNLTQDIMNMPYSSINTKEGIINKIGPMLKLYRHSANALNVYIGLENGELLISQKSDDANTVSSIINNLDVRNREWYQEAVKSNDFFSSPAYIDSITKKYIVTYSKAIYKDNKFIGVIGIDISLTDLQDLIAKTPGNTFVFDSKNKIFAATNKELLNPGVDHSPVLNAFKKYGDYKFFSYTLNDQERLGTCTKIFSYTACITESADIINQPILKAAFIQIVAVVIIIILSVILLYFIVSYYLSPLKSIQQGLNSFFDFINHKTKNVSTIEVKSKDEFGQISSAINENILQTKKGLEQDNQAVKESVQTVSIVEGGNLTARITANPRNPQLIELKNVLNKLLDVLQARVGSDMNIIHRIFEEYKSLDFRNKINNASGSVELTTNALCDEIVKMLKQSSDFANALANESGKLQTAVQSLTSSSNSQAQSLEETAAALEEITSSMQNVSVKTSDVITQSEEIKNVTGIIGDIADQINLLALNAAIEAARAGEHGRGFAVVADEVRKLAERTQKSLSEIEANTNLLVQSINDMAESIKEQTSGITQINESVAQIDQTTKDNVEIANESAIISNTVSDIANNILEDVKKKRF; this is encoded by the coding sequence ATGAATAGCATCAAAATCAAATTGTCTATTATTGCAAATCTGATTGCAGTTTTTGCTTTAATTATTTTAGGTATTGTAAATTTTTATTTTACTAAAAGTGCTCTATATGAAGCTACGCTCATCAGCGAAACGGAACTGCTTAAAGTGACACAACTCGCCATAGAAGATCGTAGAGCTGCAGATTTATCATTTATTAATAACTTAACACAAGATATTATGAATATGCCTTATTCATCTATCAATACAAAAGAAGGTATAATCAATAAAATTGGACCGATGCTAAAATTATATCGTCACAGTGCTAATGCATTAAATGTTTATATTGGACTAGAAAATGGCGAACTTTTAATCAGTCAAAAAAGTGATGATGCTAATACAGTTTCTAGCATTATAAATAACTTAGATGTCAGAAATAGAGAATGGTATCAAGAAGCTGTAAAAAGCAATGACTTTTTTTCTTCTCCAGCTTATATAGATAGCATAACTAAAAAATACATAGTAACTTACTCTAAAGCCATTTATAAAGATAATAAATTTATAGGTGTTATAGGTATTGACATTTCATTAACTGATTTACAAGATTTAATTGCAAAAACACCAGGAAATACTTTTGTATTTGATAGTAAAAATAAAATTTTTGCTGCAACCAATAAAGAATTATTAAATCCAGGAGTTGATCACTCACCTGTTTTAAATGCATTTAAAAAATATGGAGATTATAAATTTTTCTCTTATACACTTAACGATCAAGAAAGACTTGGAACTTGTACTAAAATATTTTCTTATACAGCTTGCATCACTGAAAGTGCTGATATTATTAATCAACCTATATTAAAAGCAGCTTTTATTCAAATTGTAGCAGTTGTTATTATAATAATTTTAAGTGTTATACTTCTTTATTTTATAGTATCATACTATCTTTCACCGCTTAAATCCATCCAACAAGGACTTAACTCCTTCTTTGACTTTATCAACCATAAAACAAAAAATGTTTCTACTATAGAAGTGAAAAGTAAGGATGAATTTGGTCAAATTTCAAGTGCTATTAATGAAAATATCTTACAAACTAAAAAAGGTTTAGAACAAGATAATCAAGCAGTTAAAGAATCAGTACAAACAGTATCTATAGTAGAAGGAGGTAATCTTACAGCAAGAATTACTGCTAATCCAAGAAATCCTCAACTCATAGAACTTAAAAATGTTCTTAATAAACTCCTTGATGTTTTACAAGCTAGAGTGGGTTCTGATATGAATATTATTCATAGAATTTTTGAAGAATACAAATCTTTAGACTTTAGAAATAAAATTAATAATGCTTCAGGAAGTGTAGAATTAACTACTAATGCCTTATGCGATGAAATAGTAAAAATGCTAAAACAAAGTTCAGATTTTGCTAATGCTTTAGCTAATGAAAGTGGTAAACTTCAAACTGCTGTTCAAAGTTTAACTAGTTCTTCTAATTCTCAAGCTCAATCCTTAGAAGAAACAGCAGCAGCTTTAGAAGAAATTACCTCATCTATGCAAAATGTTTCTGTTAAAACTAGTGATGTTATTACCCAATCTGAAGAAATTAAAAATGTTACAGGTATTATTGGAGATATTGCAGATCAAATCAATCTTTTAGCATTAAATGCAGCTATTGAGGCAGCACGTGCGGGTGAACATGGTAGAGGATTTGCTGTTGTGGCTGATGAAGTAAGAAAATTAGCAGAAAGAACTCAAAAGTCTTTATCTGAAATTGAAGCTAATACTAATTTATTAGTCCAATCTATTAATGATATGGCAGAATCTATTAAAGAACAAACTTCAGGTATTACTCAAATTAATGAAAGTGTAGCTCAAATTGATCAAACCACTAAAGATAATGTTGAAATAGCTAATGAATCAGCTATCATTTCTAATACAGTAAGTGATATTGCTAATAATATCTTAGAAGATGTAAAGAAAAAAAGATTCTAA
- a CDS encoding class I SAM-dependent methyltransferase, which produces MNLWDKKAKTYSRYSAKLNTIQNQIFEECLKLNIDFNKKNIIDIGCGTGVWTLHLAKKAKKILALDSSKTMLEILKEDAKNLNLINIIYENLSFETWSQKKLNTHFDLAFLSMSPALNDEKDYKNFLNLAKIKIYIAWADYRKSNFLDPIFKHFNTQFKGFYEQDLENYLLEKNITFHKAIFNETRHIKRTREQAVENALWHLNMNAITSSKKELLSLIKNDVFETINSKIKLLIINN; this is translated from the coding sequence ATGAATTTATGGGATAAAAAAGCTAAAACTTACTCAAGATATAGTGCCAAATTAAATACTATTCAAAATCAAATTTTTGAAGAATGTTTAAAACTCAATATTGATTTTAATAAAAAAAATATTATCGACATTGGTTGTGGCACAGGAGTTTGGACCTTACATTTGGCCAAAAAAGCTAAAAAGATTTTAGCTTTAGATAGCTCAAAAACTATGCTTGAAATTTTAAAAGAAGATGCCAAAAATTTAAATCTTATAAATATTATTTATGAAAATTTAAGCTTTGAAACATGGAGTCAAAAAAAATTAAATACTCATTTTGATCTTGCTTTTTTAAGCATGTCTCCTGCTTTAAATGATGAAAAAGATTATAAAAATTTTTTAAATTTAGCTAAAATAAAAATTTATATTGCTTGGGCTGATTATAGAAAAAGTAATTTTTTAGATCCTATTTTCAAACATTTTAATACCCAATTTAAAGGTTTTTATGAGCAAGATTTAGAAAATTATTTATTAGAAAAAAATATAACTTTTCATAAAGCTATATTTAATGAAACACGTCATATAAAAAGAACAAGAGAGCAAGCCGTAGAAAATGCCTTATGGCACTTAAATATGAATGCAATTACAAGTTCTAAAAAAGAACTTTTGTCTTTAATAAAAAATGATGTTTTTGAAACTATAAATTCTAAAATTAAACTTTTAATTATAAATAATTAA